In Apium graveolens cultivar Ventura chromosome 10, ASM990537v1, whole genome shotgun sequence, the following are encoded in one genomic region:
- the LOC141693166 gene encoding uncharacterized protein LOC141693166 codes for MLQEEENDWSSDSEDNLDYLDSKDDDEDDDAIDGASTAYTGRPNAHGGLRSRRASPLEEWEGKFSVGMSNSVTTAIRGSVRDMAIVKTKTTEKADRATVEQAIDPRTRMVLFKMLNRGVFHEMNGCISTGKEANVYHATRSDGQELAIKVYKTSVLVFKDRDRYVQGDYRFRYGYCQHNPRKMVKTWAEKEMRNLMRLKTAGIRCPTPLHLKLHVLVMEFIGKSGWAAPRLKDAALSLDSLHEAYMEIIMAMRTLYQKCKLVHGDLSEYNILFYQGHLYIIDVSQSVDLDHPHSLEFLEEDCIHVSDFFKKHGVAVMTNHELFDFIVDPSITDDSVDSYLEKAQQKVLARGVLSAEDEIADSVIIQCYIPRRLDDLIHPEEDVRQITKDTGDMYYPNITGLREVHSRDQPSLSEVEDQQQAGDVILELPTDLVDNINSQETESDNETDEIEDNVTDSDEKRSLPENKNPEDTKAARKENKKKVKEEKREARKTKIPKAVKKKRKKLAKAKKTR; via the exons ATGCTACAAGAAGAAGAGAATGACTGGTCATCGGATTCAGAAGATAATTTGGATTATCTGGACTctaaagatgatgatgaagatgatgatgctATTGATGGAGCCTCTACTGCTTACACCGGACGTCCGAATGCTCACGGAGGCCTTCGTTCTCGCAGAGCCTCACCATTAGAG GAATGGGAGGGAAAGTTTAGTGTAGGCATGTCAAACTCTGTGACTACTGCCATTCGCGGAAGTGTTAGAGACATGGCTATTGTAAAAACTAAAACTACTGAGAAAGCGGATCGTGCAACTGTTGAGCAA GCAATTGACCCCAGAACTCGCATGGTTTTATTCAAAATGCTGAATCGTGGTGTCTTTCATGAGATGAATGGTTGTATCTCAACTGGTAAAGAA GCAAATGTTTATCATGCTACAAGATCTGATGGTCAGGAATTAGCGATCAAAGTGTACAAAACTTCAGTACTTGTGTTTAA GGATAGAGATAGATATGTACAGGGGGATTACCGTTTCAGATATGGATATTGCCAGCACAATCCAAGAAAAATGGTTAAGACATGGGCTGAAAAAGAAATGAGAAATCTAATGAG GCTGAAGACAGCTGGAATCAGGTGCCCAACTCCACTTCATCTGAAGCTTCATGTTCTTGTTATGGAGTTTATAG GCAAATCCGGTTGGGCTGCACCTCGACTTAAGGATGCTGCTTTATCTCTTGACAGTTTACACGAAGCTTATATGGAG ATAATTATGGCAATGCGCACATTATATCAGAAGTGCAAGCTGGTGCATGGAGATCTCAGTGAATACAACATACTTTTTTACCAA GGTCATTTGTATATTATTGATGTATCACAATCAGTTGATCTTGACCACCCGCATTCCCTTGAGTTTCTAGAAGAGGACTGCATTCATGTTTCT GACTTCTTTAAGAAACACGGTGTAGCTGTCATGACGAATCATGAATTGTTTGATTTCATAGTTGATCCATCTATCACCGATGATTCTGTGGACAGTTATTTGGAAAAG GCTCAACAAAAAGTGTTGGCAAGAGGCGTGCTTTCTGCAGAGGATGAAATTGCAGACTCTGTTATAATCCAG TGCTATATTCCTAGAAGGCTGGATGACCTGATTCATCCCGAAGAGGATGTCAGGCAAATCACAAAGGACACTGGAGATATGTATTACCCGAATATCACAGGGCTCAGAGAGGTTCACTCTAGGGATCAACCTTCTCTTTCAGAAGTGGAAGATCAACAACAGGCAGGAGACGTCATCTTGGAACTACCTACAGATCTAGTTGATAATATTAACTCACAGGAAACTGAATCAGATAACGAAACAGACGAAATTGAAGATAATGTAACCGACTCTGATGAAAAAAGGTCTCTCCCTGAAAATAAGAACCCTGAGGATACAAAAGCAGCTAGAAAAGAGAACAAGAAGAAAGTTAAAGAAGAGAAAAGAGAGGCTAGGAAGACTAAAATACCAAAAGCTGtgaagaagaaaaggaagaagttGGCAAAAGCCAAAAAAACCAGGTAG